The following proteins come from a genomic window of Flavobacteriaceae bacterium MAR_2010_188:
- a CDS encoding Sensors of blue-light using FAD, with translation MLRKENNEKEVVFELTYCSLAKSGVTQKTLEQILREAREFNGDNKITGCLLYHEGEFVQILEGEKETVKKLYQRICNDARHTDISLLSEGIKDSRFFDNWDMAFSELADLEAHIIDKKYFEKNLILLSEMVLKPTRTARIFWSKVRLIMEKSRGTGKESPICAFFLGSPTSN, from the coding sequence ATGCTGAGAAAAGAAAATAATGAAAAAGAAGTTGTTTTTGAGCTTACCTATTGCTCGCTCGCAAAGTCTGGCGTTACCCAAAAAACACTTGAGCAAATCCTAAGAGAAGCTAGAGAATTTAACGGCGATAATAAAATTACTGGTTGCCTACTTTATCATGAAGGAGAATTTGTTCAGATTTTGGAAGGGGAGAAAGAAACAGTAAAAAAACTTTACCAAAGAATATGTAATGATGCGAGGCATACTGATATAAGCCTTTTGTCAGAAGGAATTAAGGACAGCCGTTTTTTTGATAATTGGGATATGGCTTTTTCTGAATTAGCTGATCTGGAAGCACATATTATTGATAAGAAATATTTCGAAAAGAATTTAATACTCCTTTCCGAAATGGTTTTAAAACCAACACGAACCGCCCGAATATTTTGGTCTAAGGTGCGTCTAATTATGGAAAAGAGTAGGGGTACCGGTAAGGAATCCCCAATCTGCGCATTTTTTTTAGGCTCACCTACGTCGAATTAG